Proteins from a genomic interval of Bradyrhizobium sp. CCBAU 53340:
- a CDS encoding DUF2182 domain-containing protein translates to MTDSALETVLRRDRWVVGGAIGIIVALAWSYVLWLANDMDMGGMDMTGFRMIPAGIGIMMPASEPWRAIEFAYVFLMWAVMMVGMMAPSAAPMILMYARVGRRGKAQGKPFAATGWFAAGYLLAWNGFSLAATFLQWAIERAALLDSRMVIGSNLLGAIVLIAAGLYQWTPLKEVCLAQCRSPFKFLMDHGGFRDSPRGCLLLGFRHGGYCVGCCWVLMALLFVGGVMNVLWIALLALLVLLEKLTPVGRWIARAAGIACVAAGAWLLVSLPQ, encoded by the coding sequence ATGACCGACAGCGCCCTGGAAACCGTGCTGCGCCGCGACCGCTGGGTCGTCGGCGGCGCCATCGGCATCATTGTCGCACTGGCATGGAGCTATGTGCTCTGGCTCGCCAACGACATGGATATGGGCGGCATGGACATGACCGGGTTCCGGATGATCCCGGCCGGCATCGGAATCATGATGCCGGCGAGCGAGCCGTGGCGAGCGATTGAGTTCGCGTATGTGTTCCTGATGTGGGCGGTGATGATGGTCGGCATGATGGCGCCCTCGGCAGCGCCCATGATCCTCATGTACGCCCGCGTTGGCCGGCGGGGCAAAGCACAGGGCAAGCCGTTCGCCGCGACCGGCTGGTTTGCGGCCGGCTATCTCCTCGCCTGGAACGGCTTCTCGCTGGCAGCCACTTTCCTCCAATGGGCGATCGAACGAGCGGCCCTGCTGGATTCGCGGATGGTGATCGGCAGCAACCTGCTCGGCGCCATCGTGCTGATCGCGGCGGGACTCTATCAATGGACACCGCTCAAGGAGGTCTGCCTCGCCCAATGCCGGTCGCCGTTCAAGTTCCTGATGGACCATGGCGGCTTTCGCGACAGCCCGCGAGGCTGCCTGCTGCTGGGGTTTCGGCACGGCGGCTATTGTGTCGGCTGCTGCTGGGTGTTGATGGCGCTCTTATTCGTGGGCGGGGTGATGAACGTGCTCTGGATTGCGCTGCTGGCGCTGCTTGTTCTCCTGGAGAAACTCACGCCGGTCGGACGATGGATCGCGCGTGCCGCCGGCATTGCATGCGTGGCCGCAGGCGCCTGGCTGCTGGTGTCCTTGCCGCAGTGA
- a CDS encoding aldo/keto reductase gives MLFVEANGAKIPAIGLGTWELEGRTCARVVEQALRLGYRHIDTAQVYDNEREVGDGLRASGVRRDDVFVTTKVWTNHFAPHDLERSIKESLARLRLPSVDLVLLHWPNPHVPLEETLGALAHAKRMGLTSHIGVSNFTVALIEQAVALCPEPLVCNQVEYHPYLDQTKVRAACDQHGMAVVAYSPIAKGRIKSDQTLVAIGHAHHKTPAQVCLRWLVQQNVSAIPRTSRVERLSENIEIFDFELSDDEMAQISALASPKGRLTDFGFAPKWD, from the coding sequence ATGCTGTTCGTCGAGGCCAATGGCGCAAAAATCCCGGCGATCGGGCTTGGGACCTGGGAGCTGGAGGGGCGCACCTGCGCCCGCGTGGTCGAGCAGGCGCTGCGGCTCGGCTACCGCCACATCGATACCGCCCAGGTCTATGACAACGAGCGCGAGGTCGGCGATGGCCTGCGCGCTTCCGGCGTCCGCCGCGACGATGTCTTCGTCACCACCAAGGTCTGGACCAACCATTTCGCGCCGCATGATCTCGAGCGGTCGATCAAGGAGAGCCTGGCGCGCTTGAGGCTTCCCTCCGTTGACCTCGTGCTGTTGCATTGGCCCAATCCGCACGTGCCGTTGGAGGAGACTCTAGGGGCGCTGGCGCATGCCAAGCGCATGGGCCTGACGAGCCACATCGGCGTCTCCAACTTTACGGTGGCCTTGATCGAGCAGGCGGTGGCGCTGTGCCCCGAGCCGCTGGTCTGCAACCAGGTCGAATACCACCCTTATCTGGACCAGACGAAGGTGAGGGCGGCCTGCGATCAGCACGGCATGGCGGTGGTCGCCTACAGCCCGATCGCCAAGGGGCGGATCAAGTCTGACCAGACGCTTGTGGCGATCGGCCACGCCCATCACAAGACGCCGGCGCAGGTCTGCCTGCGCTGGCTGGTGCAACAGAATGTGTCGGCCATTCCCAGGACATCGCGCGTCGAGCGTCTGTCGGAAAATATCGAGATCTTCGATTTCGAACTCTCGGACGACGAGATGGCCCAGATCTCCGCGCTGGCCAGCCCCAAGGGCCGCCTGACCGATTTCGGCTTCGCGCCGAAATGGGATTGA
- the mgtE gene encoding magnesium transporter → MDEQMDGAASVEASVLDHVPMRNEDGEIRHEFVEEIAHAIEAADSAALRACVAELHEADLGDLIAALAPDDRVRLVELTGADFDFSALNELDEGVREEILDELPPETVAEGVRELESDDAVELLETLDEDEQEEILEKLPLQERVALERSLLYPENSAGRRMQTEFIAVPQDFTVGQAIDYMRDTPDLPDRFYEIYVVDKDQHWQGAVPLDVLLRARRPVPLTELTDEDRRRVSVLEDQEEVARMFGKYNLVAAPVLDTQDRLVGVITVDDVVDVIEEEADEDLKALGGVTSDEELSDTFLTIARGRFNWLLINLATAFLASSVLGLFEGQLEKMVALAVLAPIVASQGGNAATQTMTVAVRALATRELGSSNAWRVVIRETLVGLVNGIGFAVITGIAAVAWFKIPGLGIVIGLAIIVNLVAGALGGILIPMGLERVRADPAVASGTFVTTVTDVVGFFSFLGIATLWFGLK, encoded by the coding sequence ATGGATGAACAGATGGACGGCGCCGCCTCCGTCGAGGCCTCGGTACTCGACCACGTGCCGATGCGCAATGAAGACGGCGAAATCAGGCATGAATTCGTCGAGGAAATCGCCCATGCGATCGAGGCCGCCGACAGCGCCGCGCTGCGTGCCTGCGTCGCCGAGCTGCACGAAGCCGATCTCGGTGATCTCATCGCGGCGCTCGCGCCCGACGATCGTGTCCGCCTGGTCGAGCTGACCGGCGCCGACTTCGACTTCTCCGCGCTGAACGAGCTCGACGAGGGGGTGCGCGAGGAGATCCTCGACGAGCTGCCGCCCGAGACAGTGGCCGAGGGCGTCCGCGAGCTCGAATCCGACGACGCGGTCGAGCTGCTCGAGACCCTCGACGAGGACGAGCAGGAGGAGATCCTCGAGAAGCTGCCGTTGCAGGAGCGCGTCGCGCTCGAGCGCAGCCTGCTGTATCCGGAAAACTCCGCCGGACGGCGGATGCAGACCGAGTTCATCGCCGTGCCGCAGGATTTCACGGTGGGGCAGGCGATCGACTACATGCGCGACACGCCCGATCTGCCCGATCGCTTCTACGAGATCTATGTCGTCGACAAGGACCAGCACTGGCAGGGTGCGGTTCCGCTCGACGTGCTGCTCCGCGCCCGCCGTCCGGTGCCGCTCACCGAGCTGACCGACGAGGATCGCCGCCGCGTCTCCGTCTTGGAGGACCAGGAGGAGGTGGCGCGCATGTTCGGCAAGTACAACCTTGTCGCGGCTCCCGTGCTCGACACCCAGGACCGGCTCGTCGGCGTCATCACCGTTGACGACGTGGTCGATGTCATCGAGGAGGAGGCGGACGAGGACCTCAAGGCGCTCGGCGGCGTCACCAGCGACGAAGAGCTGTCGGACACGTTTCTCACCATTGCGCGCGGCCGCTTCAACTGGCTGCTGATCAACCTCGCCACCGCCTTCCTGGCGTCCTCCGTGCTCGGTCTGTTCGAGGGCCAGCTCGAGAAGATGGTGGCGCTCGCAGTGCTGGCGCCGATCGTGGCGAGCCAGGGCGGCAATGCCGCGACCCAGACCATGACGGTCGCAGTGCGCGCGCTCGCCACCCGCGAGCTCGGCTCCTCCAACGCTTGGCGCGTGGTGATCCGCGAGACGCTGGTCGGCCTCGTCAACGGCATTGGCTTTGCGGTGATCACGGGCATCGCCGCGGTGGCCTGGTTCAAGATCCCGGGCCTTGGCATCGTCATCGGGCTTGCGATCATCGTGAACCTCGTCGCCGGCGCGCTCGGCGGCATCCTGATCCCGATGGGGCTCGAACGCGTCAGGGCCGATCCGGCCGTGGCTTCCGGCACGTTCGTGACGACGGTGACGGACGTGGTCGGCTTCTTCTCCTTCCTCGGCATCGCCACGCTGTGGTTCGGGTTGAAGTAG
- a CDS encoding DUF599 domain-containing protein — translation MSRHWVDITAVGFFIIEWLAYAATLEHSAYGRDSLSARMNRYREVWVRRLLDREARMVDMQIMASLQNGTAFFASTSLFALGGALALLHATNDAIAILGKLPIDLSPSPALWELKCVGLVLICVYAFFKFAWAYRLFNYVAILYGGMPPASQRDTPEAEAHVIRTTRVFESAGRHFNRGQRAFFFALGYLGWFVSPWVLFVTTAAVVVVTWRRQFASSAWAAMGPEVVAGDGGLKRGH, via the coding sequence ATGAGCAGGCATTGGGTCGACATCACCGCCGTCGGCTTCTTTATCATCGAGTGGCTGGCCTATGCTGCGACGCTCGAGCATTCCGCCTATGGCCGCGACAGCCTGTCGGCGCGGATGAACCGATACCGCGAGGTCTGGGTGCGCCGCCTGCTCGACCGCGAGGCACGCATGGTCGACATGCAGATCATGGCCTCGCTCCAGAACGGCACCGCCTTCTTCGCCTCCACCAGCCTGTTCGCGCTCGGCGGCGCGCTGGCGCTGCTGCATGCCACCAACGACGCAATCGCCATCCTGGGCAAGCTGCCGATCGATCTCAGCCCCTCGCCTGCGCTGTGGGAGCTCAAATGCGTCGGTCTCGTGCTGATCTGCGTCTACGCCTTCTTCAAATTTGCCTGGGCCTATCGCCTGTTCAACTATGTCGCCATCCTCTATGGCGGCATGCCGCCGGCCTCGCAGCGCGACACGCCGGAGGCCGAGGCCCATGTCATCCGCACCACGCGCGTGTTCGAATCCGCCGGCCGCCACTTCAACCGCGGCCAGCGCGCCTTTTTCTTCGCGCTCGGCTATCTCGGCTGGTTCGTCAGCCCCTGGGTGCTGTTCGTGACCACGGCCGCCGTGGTGGTGGTGACGTGGCGGCGGCAGTTCGCGTCGAGCGCCTGGGCCGCGATGGGTCCGGAGGTGGTTGCGGGCGACGGGGGGCTGAAGCGGGGGCATTGA
- a CDS encoding DUF1326 domain-containing protein produces the protein MADVPWHLSGDYFENCSCALVCPCLVSAAPPLTSRPTEGFCNVPLIFHVESGRYGDLALDGLNVLVVLHAPGVMADGDWSVAAYIDQRADDSQTEALAAIFTGAAGGPMAAFTPLISKNLGVRKVPITFRIDGKTRSAEIPGILHMSVDPLPTMHPSGEMWANIGHPVSPDAMVMAVGAAGNTFSDHGMHWDNSGRNGLYAPIRWSNQA, from the coding sequence ATGGCGGATGTCCCATGGCACCTTTCCGGTGACTATTTCGAAAACTGCAGCTGCGCCCTCGTGTGTCCCTGCCTCGTGTCGGCGGCTCCCCCGCTGACATCGCGACCGACCGAGGGCTTCTGCAACGTTCCGTTGATCTTCCACGTCGAAAGCGGTCGCTATGGCGACCTCGCGCTCGACGGACTCAATGTCCTGGTCGTCCTCCACGCACCCGGGGTGATGGCAGACGGAGATTGGTCGGTGGCCGCCTATATCGATCAGCGCGCCGACGATTCTCAGACCGAGGCTCTCGCTGCCATCTTCACCGGCGCCGCCGGCGGTCCGATGGCCGCGTTCACACCGCTGATCAGCAAGAACCTCGGCGTGCGCAAGGTCCCGATCACCTTCCGGATCGACGGCAAGACGCGATCCGCGGAGATTCCGGGTATTTTGCATATGTCCGTTGATCCGTTGCCGACCATGCACCCGAGCGGCGAAATGTGGGCGAACATCGGTCATCCCGTGAGCCCCGACGCGATGGTCATGGCGGTCGGCGCCGCCGGCAACACGTTCAGCGATCACGGCATGCACTGGGATAATTCCGGCAGGAACGGCCTTTATGCGCCGATCCGCTGGTCGAACCAGGCCTGA
- the argH gene encoding argininosuccinate lyase, with the protein MRERVKLPPSKVVVDYLIRPRLDAGSYASFEPIMDLNRAHVVMLAARSIIKQETARTLIRVLEDVRAAGPAEVTWDPALEEAYYNLEAHIIKKAGPAIGGQMHTGRSRNDLGAALTRMSARSQLLSLATLLHSLREELLLLAETHASTIVTGYTHMQPAQPTTLGHYFHAVAHALERDELRLQQSYEVVNRCPLGACAFNTTGFPIDRQMLAELTGFSGLVENSIDAVASRDYIPQILVALAILAVNLSRLAQDLYTWGTDEFGWLEIGDEVATTSSIMPQKKNPITLEHIRSKSSHLIGATTAALAAQKGVPYGHLRDISLESVHPLREGLKEAEAVLSLTTATLRSLEIKGNVADKRAAENFSTVTELADVMVRETEISFREAHIVVGSAVSELYARGAPPTDLTIQLLDRIAEARFGHPSGLSENSLRQALSPAANVAIRRVRGGPAPSEVLRSIEASRKRFTTQQTWWDEQKASLEAAQRRLDAAAASLAAT; encoded by the coding sequence ATGAGAGAGCGTGTCAAGCTGCCGCCGTCAAAGGTCGTGGTGGATTATCTCATACGTCCCAGGCTCGATGCCGGTAGCTACGCTTCCTTCGAACCGATCATGGACCTAAATCGCGCCCATGTGGTGATGTTGGCGGCACGAAGCATTATCAAGCAGGAGACCGCAAGAACGCTGATCCGCGTTCTTGAAGATGTCCGTGCTGCCGGTCCAGCCGAGGTCACATGGGATCCAGCGCTCGAAGAGGCTTATTATAACCTCGAGGCGCACATCATCAAAAAGGCCGGACCTGCGATCGGCGGGCAGATGCATACCGGAAGAAGCCGTAACGATCTGGGCGCAGCCCTGACGCGCATGTCCGCGCGCAGCCAGTTGCTTTCGCTTGCGACGCTTCTGCATTCGCTGCGTGAGGAGTTGCTTCTCTTGGCCGAGACTCACGCCAGCACGATCGTGACCGGCTATACTCATATGCAGCCAGCACAACCGACGACCTTGGGCCACTATTTTCATGCGGTCGCTCACGCCCTGGAAAGGGACGAGCTTCGGTTGCAGCAAAGTTACGAGGTCGTGAACCGTTGCCCATTGGGAGCTTGCGCATTCAATACGACTGGCTTTCCGATCGACCGACAGATGCTTGCGGAACTCACGGGATTTTCGGGCCTGGTGGAAAACTCGATCGATGCGGTGGCGAGCCGAGACTACATTCCGCAAATCCTGGTGGCCCTGGCGATACTGGCCGTCAACCTGAGCAGGCTTGCACAAGACTTGTACACGTGGGGGACGGATGAGTTTGGTTGGCTCGAAATCGGTGACGAGGTCGCTACGACATCGAGCATCATGCCTCAAAAGAAGAACCCGATAACGCTCGAGCATATCAGAAGTAAGTCATCTCATCTCATCGGCGCCACCACTGCGGCGCTTGCGGCGCAGAAAGGTGTTCCGTATGGCCATTTGCGCGACATTTCTCTCGAGTCGGTACATCCCTTGCGCGAGGGTCTCAAGGAAGCTGAGGCGGTCCTAAGTCTGACGACGGCGACGCTTCGCTCTCTGGAGATCAAGGGCAATGTCGCGGATAAGCGGGCGGCTGAGAACTTCTCCACTGTGACCGAGTTGGCCGATGTGATGGTTCGAGAGACCGAAATCTCCTTCCGGGAAGCCCATATCGTCGTCGGCTCGGCTGTGAGCGAGCTGTACGCTCGGGGCGCGCCCCCTACAGATCTCACGATTCAACTGCTGGACCGGATTGCCGAGGCGCGCTTTGGGCATCCGTCGGGCCTGTCCGAAAACTCTCTCCGGCAGGCGTTGTCGCCCGCAGCCAACGTGGCCATCCGGCGTGTGAGGGGTGGACCTGCGCCATCCGAGGTTCTTCGTAGCATCGAGGCCAGCAGGAAGCGTTTCACGACCCAGCAGACGTGGTGGGACGAGCAGAAGGCGAGCCTTGAGGCGGCGCAACGACGCCTGGACGCGGCCGCAGCCAGCCTTGCCGCAACGTGA
- a CDS encoding polysaccharide deacetylase family protein: MIGSSVIVRTRSLTVLLGGVFFGLLTAASPAASAADCPGHPDALGTSRTLVVDPHEHPRIGTMQYRETLPLKDHEVVLTFDDGPLPKYSNQVLQILASECIKATFFIIGQQAKANPEGVRKLVAAGHTVGTHSMTHPLTMNRMPIEKAEAEINGGIEWTSAAMTDPSKLAPFFRIPGLMRADGVENYLISRGIQVWSADFPADDWRHVSPDRVYQLAIQRLEAKGKGVLLLHDIQPRTVAALPKIIRDLKARGYRIVHVVPATADQPATPTTPVEWLLHPPTESTPIARWPQVPNFVFTQTASLPAPALADLNAQTAHQPVVLPRKTMAQADVAATLPAPSRDLFAIPEGSVEVLLSTTLSRRAATRLAMAAEAPHPGKGKAGRMQAPRAATHAAPRHAAQARTPAPRPTRVATSVKKRA; the protein is encoded by the coding sequence ATGATCGGCAGTAGCGTTATTGTCCGGACGCGATCGTTGACCGTCCTGCTTGGTGGCGTGTTCTTCGGATTGCTGACCGCCGCGTCGCCGGCGGCGTCTGCGGCTGACTGCCCCGGTCATCCCGATGCGCTCGGTACCTCCCGCACCCTCGTCGTCGACCCGCACGAGCATCCGCGCATCGGCACCATGCAGTATCGCGAGACGCTGCCGCTGAAGGACCACGAGGTGGTTCTCACCTTCGACGACGGTCCGCTGCCGAAATATTCCAACCAGGTGCTTCAGATCCTCGCCAGCGAGTGCATCAAGGCGACGTTCTTCATCATCGGTCAGCAGGCCAAGGCCAATCCGGAAGGCGTGCGCAAGCTGGTCGCCGCGGGCCACACCGTCGGCACGCACAGCATGACCCATCCGCTGACGATGAACAGAATGCCGATCGAGAAGGCCGAGGCCGAGATCAATGGCGGCATCGAGTGGACCTCGGCGGCAATGACGGACCCATCCAAACTGGCGCCGTTCTTCCGGATTCCCGGTCTGATGCGCGCCGACGGCGTCGAGAACTATCTGATCTCACGCGGCATCCAGGTGTGGAGCGCCGACTTCCCGGCCGATGACTGGCGCCACGTCTCGCCCGATCGCGTCTACCAGCTCGCGATCCAGCGGCTGGAGGCCAAGGGCAAGGGCGTCCTGCTGCTTCACGACATCCAGCCGCGCACCGTGGCGGCGCTGCCCAAGATCATCCGCGACCTCAAGGCGCGCGGCTATCGCATCGTGCACGTGGTGCCCGCGACCGCCGACCAGCCGGCGACGCCGACCACGCCGGTGGAGTGGCTGCTGCATCCGCCGACGGAATCGACGCCGATCGCGCGCTGGCCTCAAGTGCCGAATTTCGTGTTCACGCAGACCGCCAGCCTGCCGGCCCCCGCCCTCGCTGACCTCAACGCGCAGACCGCGCACCAGCCGGTCGTGCTGCCGCGCAAGACCATGGCACAGGCCGATGTCGCCGCGACCCTGCCCGCTCCTAGCCGCGATCTCTTCGCGATCCCCGAGGGGTCGGTCGAGGTGCTGCTGTCGACGACCCTGTCGCGGCGCGCCGCGACGCGGCTGGCGATGGCGGCCGAGGCGCCGCATCCGGGCAAGGGCAAGGCGGGCAGGATGCAGGCACCGCGCGCGGCTACGCATGCCGCGCCGAGGCACGCAGCTCAAGCCAGGACGCCGGCACCCCGCCCGACCCGCGTCGCCACCAGTGTGAAGAAGCGGGCCTGA
- a CDS encoding anaerobic C4-dicarboxylate transporter family protein encodes MWLIEFAVVLCCIFVGARLSGIGIGLAGGFGLLILVFCFGLQPTSPPIDVMLIILAVITMVSTMHAAGGLDYLVDLAEKILRQNPARIILIAPVVTYCLALFCGTAYVAFALYPVIVEAAYDAGVRPERPLSIATVAASQAVTASPMSAATAVLIALVSPHGITIGQILLVCAPAGLIGVLVGALSVYRRGFELDKDPEFQRRLAAGEIAPPRETRARTVAYEAKLSVVFFAVAVVSIVTFGSMPKFLPSWAVEGKIVRLSMPNALEMIMLSFAFLTTILLRIKTENIVNSSIFRTGLVAVVAIFGIAWMVDTFFSANRALLVDTLGQLVRSYPHLFGLSLMAMAALVLSQGAAIRALGPLGLTLGISAGHLVGFFHAASAVNIIPATGAVIGSVSIDRTGTTKIGKFVFNHSFLVPGLVSTVSSVLVAYAIASVLLGGTPKG; translated from the coding sequence ATGTGGCTGATCGAATTCGCCGTCGTTCTCTGCTGCATCTTTGTTGGCGCAAGATTAAGCGGAATCGGGATCGGATTGGCCGGCGGCTTCGGCTTGCTGATCCTTGTCTTCTGTTTCGGGTTGCAGCCGACGTCTCCACCGATCGACGTCATGCTGATCATCCTGGCTGTCATCACGATGGTTTCGACCATGCATGCGGCGGGTGGCTTGGACTACCTGGTTGATCTGGCCGAAAAGATTCTTCGTCAAAATCCGGCAAGAATAATCCTGATAGCTCCGGTGGTTACCTATTGCCTCGCGTTGTTTTGCGGCACGGCTTACGTCGCGTTTGCCTTGTACCCCGTCATCGTGGAAGCCGCCTACGATGCAGGCGTCAGGCCCGAGCGCCCTCTGTCCATAGCTACGGTCGCGGCGTCACAGGCTGTCACGGCAAGCCCCATGAGCGCAGCGACTGCCGTCTTAATTGCGCTGGTCAGTCCGCACGGAATCACCATCGGCCAGATTCTGCTGGTCTGTGCCCCGGCCGGGCTGATCGGCGTGCTGGTTGGGGCATTGTCAGTTTACCGACGCGGGTTTGAGCTCGACAAGGATCCAGAATTTCAACGAAGGCTCGCGGCTGGAGAGATCGCGCCGCCGAGAGAGACGAGGGCCCGCACAGTCGCTTACGAGGCCAAGCTCTCGGTTGTCTTCTTTGCGGTCGCCGTTGTGAGCATCGTCACTTTTGGATCGATGCCGAAATTTCTGCCGTCGTGGGCTGTCGAAGGCAAGATCGTCAGGCTCTCGATGCCGAACGCGCTGGAAATGATCATGCTGAGCTTTGCATTTCTCACGACAATCCTGCTGAGGATCAAGACGGAGAACATCGTCAATAGCTCGATCTTTAGAACCGGCCTGGTGGCGGTGGTAGCAATCTTCGGCATTGCATGGATGGTCGACACCTTTTTCAGCGCGAACCGAGCCTTGCTCGTCGATACGCTCGGACAACTCGTCAGGTCTTATCCCCATCTGTTCGGCTTGTCGCTGATGGCGATGGCAGCTCTTGTCCTAAGCCAGGGAGCGGCGATCCGGGCCCTCGGCCCGTTGGGACTAACGCTGGGTATCAGCGCAGGTCACCTGGTGGGGTTCTTTCACGCTGCATCAGCCGTCAACATTATTCCGGCCACTGGAGCGGTGATCGGTTCGGTATCGATCGACCGGACAGGTACGACGAAAATCGGAAAATTCGTCTTCAACCACAGCTTTCTCGTGCCGGGGCTGGTCTCGACAGTCTCGTCAGTTCTCGTGGCTTACGCGATTGCGTCCGTCCTTCTGGGAGGGACACCAAAGGGATGA
- a CDS encoding polysaccharide deacetylase family protein, protein MAKMHRPNWTSVTMGAALAALIGSAAAGAADCPRKDALGTSRVLSVDARSTPRVGLKSFPQTLQLADHEVVLTFDDGPHPPTTSKVLAALAQECVRATFFLIGLHASEHPDMVKRIAREGHTIGHHTWSHPFMARIPADKARSEIDRGIAADEMALNGASTTTPSTPFFRFPYFEATPAELDLLQSRGIVVFGADFWASDWNEMTPEQELKLITERVAAAGKGIILFHDSKARTAAIMPAFLRYLRENGFHVVHVVPAGTASNNADAH, encoded by the coding sequence ATGGCAAAGATGCATCGACCGAACTGGACCTCGGTCACGATGGGCGCGGCTCTCGCAGCCCTCATCGGGAGTGCCGCGGCCGGAGCCGCAGACTGCCCGCGCAAGGATGCGCTCGGCACGTCGCGGGTGCTGAGCGTCGATGCCAGGAGCACGCCACGCGTCGGCCTGAAGAGTTTTCCGCAGACGCTGCAGCTTGCCGATCACGAGGTCGTGCTGACCTTCGACGACGGCCCGCATCCACCGACCACCTCGAAGGTGCTGGCGGCGCTGGCGCAGGAATGCGTACGTGCGACTTTCTTCCTGATCGGCCTGCACGCGTCCGAACATCCTGACATGGTCAAGCGCATCGCGCGCGAGGGCCACACCATCGGCCACCACACCTGGTCACATCCGTTCATGGCGCGGATCCCGGCCGACAAGGCTCGGAGCGAGATCGACCGCGGCATCGCCGCCGACGAGATGGCGCTGAATGGCGCCTCGACCACGACGCCCTCGACACCATTCTTCCGCTTCCCCTATTTCGAAGCGACGCCGGCCGAGCTCGATCTGCTGCAGTCGCGCGGCATCGTTGTGTTCGGCGCCGATTTCTGGGCCAGCGACTGGAACGAGATGACGCCGGAACAGGAACTGAAGCTGATCACCGAGCGCGTGGCCGCGGCCGGCAAGGGCATCATCCTGTTCCACGATTCCAAGGCCCGCACGGCCGCCATCATGCCGGCCTTCCTGCGATACCTCAGAGAAAACGGCTTTCACGTGGTTCACGTGGTCCCGGCAGGCACAGCATCGAACAATGCCGACGCGCATTGA
- a CDS encoding DNA-binding transcriptional regulator — MSMRLRLKADGRVVELRDGQELPVQPAPPAVETRPVDAGSLAVRDLRRRACLTQMEFAAKLGVPVETIRNWEQGKRAPRGPARALLAVIAHAPDTVFQALAKA; from the coding sequence ATGAGCATGCGCTTGCGGCTGAAGGCGGACGGACGGGTCGTTGAATTGCGGGACGGGCAAGAGCTTCCTGTCCAGCCGGCCCCGCCTGCAGTCGAGACTCGGCCGGTGGACGCCGGCTCGCTCGCGGTGCGCGATCTGCGCCGGCGCGCCTGTCTCACCCAGATGGAGTTTGCCGCCAAGCTCGGCGTGCCTGTCGAGACCATCCGCAACTGGGAGCAGGGCAAGCGCGCCCCGCGCGGCCCGGCCCGCGCCTTGCTGGCCGTGATCGCGCATGCGCCCGACACGGTATTCCAGGCGCTCGCCAAAGCCTGA
- a CDS encoding S9 family peptidase, with product MRISPTTLLVISFPNIADLPTTPFSGADVVRGVEFTTSDNDGPGRVRIEVDGRPDVLAFYGAAPEGAPDDPVIFLRGDAVEKRDGEVVANEWYVATTAYDVQALAEQFSASFHRPYVHLARPGILGSTGHHLDRRRPREVALVDAALSRLKAHFGWRRLNLVGQSGGGHLVAALIARRDDIGCAVITSGNTAVARRNRENGWTADITGHADFLDPIDHVAEVARHPPEKIIALTDPLDQRVSASVQTAYVEALRRVGVAVEHRLLPASGKLRHDLQLPGILAAFAWLASHNS from the coding sequence GTGCGTATCTCCCCGACAACTCTGCTCGTGATCAGCTTTCCAAACATTGCAGATCTGCCGACCACGCCTTTTTCCGGGGCCGATGTGGTTCGCGGCGTCGAATTCACTACGTCCGATAACGACGGTCCGGGACGTGTTCGGATCGAGGTCGACGGCAGGCCCGACGTTCTCGCATTCTACGGTGCTGCGCCCGAAGGCGCCCCTGATGATCCCGTCATCTTCCTGCGCGGCGATGCCGTGGAGAAACGCGATGGCGAGGTCGTCGCCAACGAATGGTACGTCGCGACGACGGCCTACGACGTGCAGGCGCTGGCAGAACAATTCAGCGCCAGCTTCCATCGCCCCTATGTCCATCTGGCACGTCCCGGCATCCTAGGGTCGACTGGTCACCATCTCGACCGACGCCGGCCGCGCGAGGTCGCGCTGGTGGATGCGGCGCTGAGCCGCCTCAAGGCACATTTCGGCTGGCGTCGGCTCAATCTCGTCGGCCAATCCGGCGGCGGTCATCTCGTCGCCGCACTGATCGCGCGCCGCGACGACATCGGCTGCGCGGTGATCACCTCGGGCAATACAGCGGTCGCACGGCGCAATCGCGAGAACGGCTGGACCGCCGACATCACCGGACACGCCGACTTCCTCGACCCGATCGATCATGTCGCCGAGGTGGCCCGCCATCCTCCGGAGAAGATCATCGCACTGACCGATCCGCTCGATCAGCGCGTGTCGGCGTCAGTTCAGACCGCCTATGTCGAGGCGCTGCGCCGCGTCGGCGTCGCGGTGGAGCACCGCCTCCTGCCGGCGTCCGGCAAGCTTCGCCACGACCTCCAACTGCCGGGAATCCTGGCGGCATTCGCCTGGCTCGCAAGCCACAATTCGTAA